One Amycolatopsis thermophila DNA segment encodes these proteins:
- a CDS encoding histidine triad nucleotide-binding protein encodes MSDAETLFERIIAGEIPSEKVYETETTFAFRDIHPQARVHVLVVPKKRYRNVAELAAADPQLLADVLSTAAKVAELEGITESGYRVVFNTDSDAGQTVFHVHAHVLGGEQLGLFGRP; translated from the coding sequence ATGAGTGATGCCGAGACGCTGTTCGAGCGGATTATCGCGGGCGAGATTCCCAGCGAGAAGGTCTACGAAACTGAAACGACTTTCGCGTTTCGGGATATTCACCCGCAGGCCCGGGTGCACGTGCTGGTGGTCCCGAAGAAGCGCTACCGCAATGTCGCCGAGCTCGCGGCGGCCGACCCGCAGCTGCTCGCCGACGTGCTGAGCACCGCCGCCAAGGTCGCCGAACTGGAGGGCATCACCGAATCCGGCTACCGCGTGGTCTTCAACACGGACAGTGACGCCGGGCAGACCGTCTTCCACGTGCACGCGCACGTCCTGGGCGGCGAGCAGCTCGGGTTGTTCGGGCGACCGTGA
- a CDS encoding 16S rRNA (uracil(1498)-N(3))-methyltransferase produces the protein MPATTPPVFLVGELPAGPHVVLDGEEARHASTVRRMRAGERLVVSDGRGAAAECVIAEVRPGRDPVLDLEVVRRWSEEPPALRVVVAQALAKGDRGELAVELATEAGADEILPWRAERSVVRWEEGPRGAKALARWQNTARAAAKQARRAWVPPVRSPVTTKELAEIASRAACAVVLEGTADARLTELELPAGGDLLLVVGPEGGITDGELASLTSAGAVGVRLGPTVLRTSTAAAVALGALGAMTSRWR, from the coding sequence ATGCCGGCCACGACGCCGCCGGTCTTCCTCGTCGGGGAGTTGCCGGCGGGGCCGCACGTCGTGCTGGACGGCGAAGAGGCGCGGCACGCGTCGACCGTCCGGCGGATGCGGGCGGGGGAGCGGCTGGTGGTGTCGGACGGTCGTGGCGCGGCGGCGGAGTGCGTGATCGCCGAGGTGCGCCCGGGCCGCGACCCGGTGCTGGACCTGGAGGTCGTGCGCCGCTGGAGCGAGGAGCCGCCGGCGTTGCGCGTGGTCGTGGCGCAGGCGCTGGCCAAGGGCGACCGCGGTGAGCTGGCGGTCGAGCTGGCGACGGAGGCCGGGGCCGACGAGATCCTCCCGTGGCGGGCCGAGCGCAGCGTGGTCCGCTGGGAGGAGGGTCCGCGCGGCGCCAAGGCGCTGGCCAGGTGGCAGAACACGGCCCGCGCGGCGGCGAAACAGGCGCGGCGCGCGTGGGTGCCGCCCGTGCGCTCCCCGGTGACCACGAAGGAGCTCGCGGAAATCGCCTCCCGGGCGGCTTGCGCGGTGGTCCTGGAAGGTACCGCGGATGCGCGGTTGACCGAGTTGGAGCTGCCCGCCGGCGGGGACCTGCTGCTGGTGGTGGGGCCGGAAGGCGGTATCACCGACGGTGAGCTGGCCTCCCTGACCTCGGCGGGCGCCGTGGGGGTTCGCCTGGGGCCGACCGTGCTGCGCACCTCCACCGCGGCGGCCGTGGCGCTGGGCGCCCTGGGAGCGATGACTTCCCGCTGGCGTTGA
- the dnaJ gene encoding molecular chaperone DnaJ, whose amino-acid sequence MARDYYGILGVAKNASDQEIKRAYRKLARELHPDVNPSEDAQHKFSEVTTAYEVLSDPQKRKIVDLGGDPLDNGARAAGGGDPFGGFGGLGDIMDAFFGAATGGGRGRGPRSRVQPGSDALIRISLSLEECATGVDKDITVDTAVLCDQCHGNGTAPGGTIKTCDTCHGQGEVQSVQRSFLGQVVTSRPCPVCRGIGEVITDPCRQCGGDGRVRARRSVTAKIPAGVGDGMRIRLSAQGEVGPGGGPAGDLYIEVDEEPHEVFVREGHDLHCNLRIPMTAAALGATVPLETLVDGEYELTVDPGTQPATELVLAGMGMPRLRSSGRVDGRGDLHVHVDVTVPTKIDEAQRELLQQLAQLRGEESGVTANGRHQGGLFSKLRAKSHR is encoded by the coding sequence GTGGCCAGGGACTACTACGGCATCCTCGGGGTTGCCAAGAACGCGAGTGATCAGGAGATCAAGCGCGCCTACCGCAAGCTCGCCCGTGAGCTGCACCCCGACGTCAACCCGTCCGAGGACGCCCAGCACAAGTTCAGCGAGGTCACCACGGCCTACGAGGTCCTGTCGGACCCGCAGAAGCGCAAGATCGTCGACCTCGGCGGCGACCCGCTGGACAACGGCGCCCGCGCCGCCGGCGGAGGCGATCCGTTCGGCGGGTTCGGCGGGCTCGGCGACATCATGGACGCCTTCTTCGGCGCGGCGACCGGTGGTGGTCGCGGTCGCGGCCCGCGCAGCCGGGTCCAGCCGGGGTCGGACGCGCTGATCCGGATCAGCCTGAGCCTGGAGGAGTGCGCGACCGGTGTCGACAAGGACATCACGGTCGACACCGCGGTCCTGTGCGACCAGTGCCACGGCAACGGCACCGCGCCCGGCGGCACGATCAAGACGTGTGACACCTGCCACGGTCAGGGCGAGGTCCAGTCGGTGCAGCGGTCGTTCCTCGGCCAGGTCGTGACCTCGCGGCCGTGCCCGGTGTGCCGCGGTATCGGCGAGGTCATCACCGACCCGTGCCGCCAGTGCGGTGGCGACGGTCGCGTGCGGGCGCGTCGTTCGGTGACCGCGAAGATCCCGGCCGGGGTCGGCGACGGTATGCGGATCCGGTTGTCCGCGCAGGGCGAGGTCGGCCCGGGTGGTGGCCCGGCCGGTGACCTGTACATCGAGGTCGACGAGGAGCCGCACGAGGTGTTCGTGCGCGAGGGCCACGACCTGCACTGCAACCTGCGCATCCCGATGACCGCGGCCGCGCTGGGTGCCACGGTGCCGCTGGAGACGCTGGTCGACGGCGAGTACGAGCTGACGGTCGACCCGGGTACCCAGCCGGCCACCGAACTGGTGCTGGCGGGCATGGGCATGCCGCGGCTGCGGTCGTCCGGGCGGGTCGACGGGCGCGGTGACCTGCACGTCCACGTCGACGTCACGGTGCCGACCAAGATCGACGAAGCCCAGCGCGAGCTGTTGCAGCAGCTGGCCCAGTTGCGGGGCGAGGAGTCCGGGGTGACCGCGAACGGGCGGCACCAGGGCGGGCTGTTCTCGAAGCTGCGCGCCAAGAGCCACCGGTAA
- the hrcA gene encoding heat-inducible transcriptional repressor HrcA has product MPSSEERRFEVLRAIVADYVSTQEPVGSKALVDRHSLGVSSATVRNDMAVLEEEGYITQPHTSAGRIPTDKGYRLFVDRLSEVKPLSPAERRAIISFLDGALDLDDVLRRSVRLLAQLTRQVAVIQYPTMSNSTLRHLEVVALTPARLMLVIILDSGRVDQRTVDLGDVITDENVGRIREMLNTALAGRRLTDAASRVTELPDQAPAELRDAVIRICTLLVEHLVEHPEERLVLGGTANLTRSVADFPGSLRQVLEALEEQVVVLKLLAAARNPGAVTVRIGEENEDEQMRSTSVVSIGYGKNDMLLGGMGVVGPTRMDYPGTIAAVRAVANYVGQILAGG; this is encoded by the coding sequence GTGCCCAGCTCGGAGGAGCGTCGCTTCGAGGTTCTGCGCGCCATCGTCGCGGACTACGTGTCGACCCAGGAACCGGTCGGGTCCAAGGCTCTCGTGGACCGGCACAGTCTCGGCGTGTCCAGCGCGACGGTGCGCAACGACATGGCCGTGCTGGAGGAGGAGGGGTACATCACCCAGCCCCACACCAGCGCCGGCCGCATCCCCACCGACAAGGGGTACCGGCTCTTCGTGGACCGGTTGTCCGAGGTCAAGCCGCTGAGCCCGGCCGAGCGGCGCGCGATCATCAGCTTCCTCGACGGGGCGCTCGACCTCGACGACGTCCTGCGCCGCTCGGTGCGGCTGCTCGCGCAGCTGACCCGGCAGGTCGCCGTCATCCAGTACCCGACGATGTCGAACTCGACCCTGCGGCACCTGGAAGTGGTCGCGCTCACACCGGCGCGCCTGATGCTGGTGATCATCCTCGACTCCGGGCGGGTCGACCAGCGCACCGTCGACCTGGGTGACGTCATCACCGACGAGAACGTCGGCCGCATCCGCGAGATGCTCAACACCGCCCTGGCCGGCCGCCGGCTCACCGACGCCGCCAGCCGGGTCACCGAGCTGCCCGACCAGGCGCCGGCCGAACTGCGCGACGCGGTCATCCGGATCTGCACCCTGCTGGTCGAGCACCTCGTCGAGCACCCGGAGGAACGCCTGGTCCTGGGCGGGACGGCGAACCTCACCCGCAGCGTCGCGGACTTCCCCGGCTCGCTGCGGCAGGTGCTGGAGGCGCTCGAGGAACAGGTCGTGGTGCTCAAGCTGCTCGCCGCGGCGCGCAACCCCGGTGCGGTCACCGTTCGCATCGGTGAAGAGAATGAGGACGAGCAGATGCGCAGCACCTCGGTCGTGTCGATCGGGTACGGCAAGAACGACATGCTGCTCGGCGGCATGGGCGTGGTCGGCCCGACCCGGATGGACTACCCGGGCACGATCGCGGCGGTGCGCGCGGTGGCCAACTACGTGGGGCAGATCCTGGCCGGCGGCTGA
- a CDS encoding CoA-acylating methylmalonate-semialdehyde dehydrogenase, translating into MTRRISHWIDGKSWGGVADRTGEVFDPATGEVRGYVDFAGDGQVDEAVAAAARAFPGWRDTSLAARSRVLFRFRELLTARRDELAEIITGEHGKVLSDAAGEVARAIENVEYACGAPQMLKGGFSENASTGVDVFSIAQPLGVVGVISPFNFPAMVPLWFVPNAIACGNTVVLKPSEKDPSASLFIAELLAEAGLPDGVVNVLHGDKVAVDGLLAHPVVKAISFVGSTPIARYVYETGTSHGKRVQALGGAKNHMVVLPDADLDLAADAAVSAGFGSAGERCMAVSVVVAVDPVGDELVSKIASRMGSLTVGDGRSPDSEMGPLVTAAHRDRVASYVEAGVSAGALLVVDGRSAPVPGGGFWLGPTLFDRVRTDMSIYTDEIFGPVLAVVRAGSYDDALAVVNANPYGNGTAIFTNDGRAARRFQNEVEVGMVGLNVPIPVPVGYYSFGGWKDSLFGDSHAYGPEGFHFFTRTKVVTSRWPDPAQGGVNLGFPRNS; encoded by the coding sequence ATGACGCGACGGATCAGCCACTGGATCGACGGCAAGAGCTGGGGTGGCGTAGCGGACCGGACCGGGGAGGTGTTCGACCCCGCCACCGGCGAAGTCCGCGGGTACGTGGACTTCGCCGGTGACGGGCAGGTCGACGAGGCCGTCGCGGCGGCCGCACGCGCTTTCCCCGGCTGGCGGGACACCTCGCTCGCGGCCCGGTCGCGGGTGCTGTTCCGCTTCCGCGAGCTGCTCACCGCGCGCCGGGACGAGCTGGCCGAGATCATCACCGGTGAGCACGGCAAGGTGCTGTCCGACGCGGCCGGCGAGGTCGCCCGCGCGATCGAGAACGTCGAGTACGCGTGCGGCGCGCCGCAGATGCTCAAGGGCGGGTTCAGCGAGAACGCCTCCACCGGCGTCGACGTGTTCTCCATCGCGCAGCCGCTGGGCGTGGTCGGGGTGATCTCGCCGTTCAACTTCCCGGCGATGGTGCCGCTGTGGTTCGTGCCCAACGCGATCGCGTGCGGCAACACCGTCGTGCTGAAGCCGAGTGAGAAGGACCCGTCGGCGTCGCTGTTCATCGCGGAGCTGCTGGCCGAAGCGGGGTTGCCCGACGGCGTGGTCAACGTGCTGCACGGAGACAAGGTGGCGGTCGACGGGCTGCTCGCGCACCCGGTCGTGAAAGCGATCTCGTTCGTGGGCTCGACGCCGATCGCGCGGTACGTGTACGAGACCGGGACCTCGCACGGCAAGCGTGTGCAGGCACTCGGCGGGGCGAAGAACCACATGGTCGTGCTGCCCGACGCGGACCTGGACCTGGCGGCCGACGCCGCGGTCTCGGCCGGGTTCGGGTCCGCGGGGGAGCGGTGCATGGCGGTGTCGGTGGTGGTGGCCGTCGACCCGGTCGGTGACGAGCTGGTGTCGAAGATCGCGTCGCGGATGGGCTCGCTGACGGTGGGCGACGGGCGTTCCCCGGACTCGGAGATGGGGCCGCTGGTGACGGCGGCGCACCGGGACCGCGTGGCGTCCTATGTGGAGGCGGGCGTGTCCGCCGGGGCGTTGCTCGTGGTGGACGGGCGGTCGGCTCCGGTGCCGGGCGGCGGGTTCTGGCTGGGGCCGACGCTGTTCGACCGGGTGCGGACGGACATGTCGATCTACACGGACGAGATCTTCGGGCCGGTGCTGGCGGTCGTGCGGGCGGGCAGCTACGACGACGCGCTGGCGGTGGTGAACGCCAACCCCTACGGCAACGGCACGGCGATCTTCACCAACGACGGGCGCGCGGCCCGGCGGTTCCAGAACGAGGTCGAGGTCGGGATGGTGGGGCTCAACGTGCCCATCCCGGTACCCGTCGGGTACTACTCCTTCGGCGGCTGGAAGGACTCCCTCTTCGGCGACAGCCACGCCTACGGGCCGGAGGGCTTCCACTTCTTCACGCGGACGAAGGTCGTGACGTCCCGGTGGCCGGACCCCGCGCAGGGCGGGGTGAACCTGGGCTTCCCGCGCAACTCCTGA
- a CDS encoding aspartate aminotransferase family protein: MSESELLARHRAVLPNWLALYYDEPLEIVRAQGRRVTDSAGTTYLDFFAGILTNAIGYDIAEISDAIRSQVDSGVLHTSTLYLIRTQVELAEQIARLSGIPDAKVFFTNSGTEANETALMLATQYRRSNQVLAMRNSYHGRAFATIGITGNRGWSASSLSPVKVSYVQGGYRYRDAFRGLSDADYVRACADDLRDVLQTTTSGDVAALIAEPIQGVGGFNVPPDGLFAAFKEVLDEYGILLISDEVQTGWGRTGEHFWGIQAHGVIPDAMTFAKGLGNGLAIGGVVARGDLMDSLTANSISTFGGNPVSTAGAKATLDYLLSHDLQGNAAKQGARLLAGLRDVAERYDVVGDVRGKGLMIGVELVEPDGAPSPEAARLVLEETRARGLLVGKGGLHNNVIRLAPPMTLTDDETGEALEILRESVAAVQEARA; the protein is encoded by the coding sequence ATGAGCGAATCGGAGCTGCTCGCCCGGCACCGGGCGGTCCTGCCGAACTGGCTGGCCCTGTACTACGACGAGCCCCTCGAGATCGTGCGCGCGCAGGGGAGGCGGGTCACCGATTCCGCCGGGACCACCTACCTGGACTTCTTCGCCGGCATCCTCACCAACGCCATCGGCTACGACATCGCCGAGATCTCCGACGCCATCCGCTCGCAGGTCGACTCCGGGGTGCTGCACACCTCGACGCTGTACCTCATCCGCACCCAGGTCGAGCTCGCCGAGCAGATCGCGCGGCTGAGCGGGATACCGGACGCCAAGGTGTTCTTCACCAACTCCGGCACCGAAGCCAACGAGACCGCGCTGATGCTCGCCACGCAGTACCGCCGCTCCAACCAGGTGCTGGCGATGCGCAACTCCTACCACGGCCGGGCGTTCGCGACGATCGGCATCACCGGCAACCGCGGCTGGTCGGCCAGCTCGCTGTCCCCGGTGAAGGTCTCTTATGTGCAGGGCGGCTACCGCTACCGGGACGCCTTCCGCGGGCTGTCCGACGCCGACTACGTGCGGGCGTGCGCCGACGACCTGCGCGACGTCCTGCAGACCACCACTTCGGGCGACGTCGCCGCGTTGATCGCCGAGCCGATCCAGGGTGTCGGCGGGTTCAACGTGCCGCCGGACGGCTTGTTCGCCGCGTTCAAGGAGGTCCTCGACGAGTACGGGATCCTGCTGATCTCCGACGAGGTCCAGACCGGCTGGGGCCGCACCGGCGAGCACTTCTGGGGCATCCAGGCGCACGGCGTGATCCCGGATGCGATGACCTTCGCCAAGGGGCTCGGCAACGGCCTGGCGATCGGCGGTGTGGTGGCCCGCGGCGACCTGATGGACTCGCTCACCGCCAACTCGATTTCGACCTTCGGCGGCAACCCGGTCTCCACCGCGGGCGCCAAGGCGACGCTGGACTACCTGCTCAGCCACGACCTGCAGGGCAACGCCGCGAAGCAGGGCGCGCGGCTGCTGGCGGGGCTGCGGGACGTCGCCGAGCGCTACGACGTCGTCGGTGACGTGCGCGGCAAGGGCCTGATGATCGGCGTCGAGCTCGTCGAGCCGGACGGCGCGCCCAGCCCCGAGGCCGCGCGGCTGGTGCTGGAGGAGACGCGGGCCCGCGGCCTGCTGGTCGGCAAGGGCGGGCTGCACAACAACGTGATCCGGCTGGCGCCACCCATGACGCTGACCGACGACGAGACCGGCGAAGCGCTCGAGATCCTGCGGGAATCGGTCGCTGCAGTGCAGGAGGCGCGGGCATGA
- a CDS encoding PucR family transcriptional regulator: protein MYPTVADVLALPVLRHGRPEVVAGGGRLDTRVRWVHVAEVADIGHLLKGGELVLTTGIALPDDATQLAKYVDGLADAGIAGLVVELVRHWSDALPRALVEAAARRELPLITLSRETRYVAVTEAVNGLIVDAQVAELRAAEHVHQVFTQLTVAGAEPAEVLREVARMTGRPVVLETLAHEVLAYDAAGTDPGELLTGWPARSRTVHLGERTGYHADAGWLVTVVGARGHDWGRLVIVCDEPPPDRHVVVAERAASALAVHRLVARESDSLERQAHRAVLTELMTSPTPSAELLARAAALGAALSGRLVGVAVRPRMTASQRQAASAPTVLRDLAETVSLATRRAKVSALVAVVDDVSVRALLSLSPQANVDAVLRRLSAELRARPTSVPTVLAVGTTVESAAGARRSLTEAAHVAAAALRDGAEREVHRLRDVRLRGLLHLLADDERVQAFAERELGPLLSRDAASGTRLVQALRHYCEHGGNKSAAAAAAHTSRTAYYQQLARIEQVLGVPLEDPESMLSLYLALLAHDLSDDHPDR, encoded by the coding sequence TTGTACCCGACGGTGGCGGACGTTCTGGCCCTGCCGGTGCTGCGCCACGGCCGTCCGGAGGTCGTGGCCGGCGGGGGACGGCTGGACACGCGGGTGCGGTGGGTGCACGTCGCCGAGGTCGCCGACATCGGGCACCTGCTCAAGGGCGGCGAACTGGTGCTGACCACCGGGATCGCCCTGCCGGACGACGCCACGCAGCTCGCGAAGTACGTCGACGGGCTGGCCGACGCCGGCATCGCCGGGCTGGTGGTCGAGCTGGTCCGGCACTGGAGTGACGCGCTGCCGCGGGCCCTCGTGGAGGCCGCCGCGCGCCGCGAGCTGCCGTTGATCACGCTGTCCCGCGAGACGCGGTACGTCGCGGTCACCGAGGCGGTGAACGGGCTGATCGTCGACGCGCAGGTCGCCGAGCTGCGCGCGGCCGAGCACGTGCACCAGGTGTTCACGCAGCTCACGGTCGCCGGTGCGGAGCCGGCCGAGGTGCTGCGCGAGGTCGCCCGCATGACCGGGCGGCCGGTCGTGCTGGAAACGCTCGCGCACGAGGTGCTCGCCTACGACGCCGCCGGGACCGATCCGGGCGAGCTGCTCACCGGCTGGCCGGCCCGCTCCCGCACCGTCCACCTCGGCGAGCGCACCGGCTACCACGCCGACGCCGGGTGGCTGGTCACGGTCGTCGGCGCACGGGGCCACGACTGGGGGCGGCTGGTGATCGTGTGCGACGAACCACCGCCGGACCGGCACGTCGTCGTGGCCGAGCGGGCCGCGTCCGCGCTGGCCGTGCACCGGCTCGTCGCCCGCGAGTCCGACAGCCTGGAACGGCAGGCGCACCGCGCGGTGCTGACGGAGCTGATGACCTCGCCGACGCCGTCCGCCGAACTTCTGGCGCGGGCCGCCGCGCTGGGGGCGGCGCTGTCCGGACGGCTCGTCGGCGTCGCGGTCCGGCCCCGGATGACGGCGTCGCAGCGGCAGGCGGCCTCCGCGCCGACGGTGCTGCGCGACCTGGCCGAGACCGTCTCGCTGGCCACCCGCCGGGCCAAGGTGTCCGCGCTCGTCGCGGTGGTCGACGACGTGAGCGTGCGGGCGCTGCTGTCGCTGTCACCGCAGGCCAACGTCGACGCCGTGCTGCGCCGCCTGTCGGCCGAACTGCGGGCGCGGCCGACGTCGGTGCCCACCGTGCTGGCCGTCGGCACCACCGTCGAGTCCGCCGCCGGCGCCCGGCGCAGCCTGACCGAGGCCGCGCACGTCGCCGCGGCCGCGTTGCGCGACGGCGCCGAGCGCGAGGTGCACCGGCTGCGGGACGTCCGCCTGCGCGGGCTGCTGCACCTGCTCGCCGACGACGAGCGGGTCCAGGCGTTCGCCGAACGGGAGCTGGGTCCGCTGCTGTCCCGCGACGCCGCCTCCGGCACGCGGCTGGTGCAGGCCCTGCGGCACTACTGCGAGCACGGCGGCAACAAGTCCGCGGCGGCCGCCGCCGCCCACACCTCCCGGACCGCTTACTACCAGCAGCTCGCGCGCATCGAGCAGGTGCTCGGCGTGCCGCTGGAGGACCCTGAATCGATGCTGTCGCTCTACCTCGCGCTGCTCGCCCACGACCTCTCCGACGATCACCCGGACAGGTAA
- a CDS encoding SSI family serine proteinase inhibitor, with protein sequence MPLSALLPVAASVLTLAAPPAHPPAASLLLGLQDSTGRITTVTLDCHPAGGDHPGKARACASLTTVDGDFDRLPAEATVCPMIYSPTTATAKGHWRGKPVVYTHTYGNKCAAAAESAGVFDF encoded by the coding sequence ATGCCTCTTTCCGCCCTACTCCCCGTCGCGGCGTCGGTCCTCACACTGGCCGCGCCGCCGGCGCACCCGCCCGCCGCGAGCCTGCTGCTCGGCCTCCAGGACAGCACCGGCCGGATCACCACGGTGACCCTGGACTGCCACCCGGCCGGCGGTGACCACCCCGGCAAGGCCAGGGCCTGCGCCTCGCTGACCACTGTGGACGGCGACTTCGACCGGCTGCCGGCCGAGGCCACGGTGTGCCCGATGATCTACAGCCCGACCACGGCCACAGCGAAGGGCCACTGGCGCGGCAAACCCGTGGTCTACACCCACACCTACGGCAACAAGTGCGCCGCGGCGGCCGAGTCCGCCGGTGTCTTCGATTTCTAG
- a CDS encoding NCS1 family nucleobase:cation symporter-1: MEPTSQVTRPDGRVDLTGTAQLQGSRFINDELAPVPVEKRTWSTYNYFALWMGMAHNIPSYALAASLIALGMNWIQALITITLGNLIVLVPMLLNSHAGTKYGIPFPVFARAFYGVRGANLAALLRAFIACGWFGIQTWVGGEAIYILVGKLTGAGWRNAAEVGGQPWTLWLSFGVFWLVQMLIIWRGMDAVRRFENWTAPLVSVGFLILLAYVLVKAGGLGPILSEPAKLGWGSGFWKIFAPSLMAMIAFWSTLSLNMPDFTRFGGSQRTQARGQVLGLPTTMTFIAIVAILTTSGGQVLYGEAIWDPARLADRFSSPAVVVVALIALVLATISANLAANVVSPSYDFSNAFPRRITFALGGLITGVIGVVIMPWKLYSDPDIYIFAWLGFYGGILGAVAGVLVAGYWVVKRTNLDLAGLYTEGGRYWFRAGWNWRALVATLAGAVLAVGGAYTAPGSQGPFPAGGLIPFLKPLYDYSWIAGLAGAFVVYLALSWAHRQPKEETREQSGPSRVGTAAVDG; this comes from the coding sequence ATGGAACCCACCTCGCAGGTCACCAGACCCGACGGACGGGTCGATCTCACCGGCACCGCGCAGCTCCAGGGCAGCCGGTTCATCAACGACGAGCTGGCCCCGGTGCCCGTGGAAAAGCGCACCTGGAGCACCTACAACTATTTCGCCCTGTGGATGGGAATGGCGCACAACATTCCCAGTTACGCGCTCGCCGCTTCGCTGATCGCACTGGGGATGAACTGGATCCAGGCGCTGATCACGATCACCCTGGGCAACCTGATCGTGCTCGTTCCCATGCTGCTCAACAGCCACGCGGGCACCAAGTACGGAATTCCGTTCCCGGTGTTCGCGCGTGCGTTCTACGGCGTGCGCGGGGCCAACCTGGCGGCGCTGCTGCGGGCGTTCATCGCGTGCGGCTGGTTCGGCATCCAGACCTGGGTCGGCGGCGAGGCGATCTACATCCTGGTCGGCAAGCTCACCGGTGCGGGCTGGCGGAACGCGGCCGAGGTGGGCGGCCAGCCGTGGACGCTGTGGCTGTCGTTCGGGGTCTTCTGGCTGGTCCAGATGCTGATCATCTGGCGCGGGATGGACGCCGTGCGCCGGTTCGAGAACTGGACCGCGCCGCTGGTGTCGGTCGGGTTCCTGATCCTGCTCGCGTACGTGCTCGTCAAGGCGGGCGGGCTGGGGCCCATCCTGTCCGAGCCGGCGAAGCTGGGCTGGGGCAGCGGCTTCTGGAAGATCTTCGCGCCGTCGCTGATGGCCATGATCGCGTTCTGGTCGACGCTGTCGCTGAACATGCCGGACTTCACGCGCTTCGGCGGCAGCCAGCGCACGCAGGCCCGCGGGCAGGTCCTCGGGCTGCCGACGACGATGACGTTCATCGCGATCGTGGCGATCCTGACCACCTCCGGCGGCCAGGTGCTCTACGGCGAGGCGATCTGGGACCCGGCGCGGCTGGCCGACCGGTTCTCCAGCCCCGCGGTGGTCGTCGTCGCGCTGATCGCGCTGGTGCTGGCCACGATCTCGGCGAACCTCGCCGCGAACGTGGTGAGCCCGTCCTACGACTTCTCCAACGCCTTCCCGCGGCGGATCACCTTCGCGCTCGGCGGCCTCATCACCGGCGTGATCGGCGTGGTGATCATGCCGTGGAAGCTCTACTCCGACCCCGACATCTACATCTTCGCCTGGCTCGGCTTCTACGGCGGCATCCTCGGCGCGGTCGCCGGGGTGCTGGTGGCCGGTTACTGGGTGGTCAAGCGCACGAACCTCGACCTGGCCGGGCTCTACACCGAGGGCGGCCGCTACTGGTTCCGCGCCGGCTGGAACTGGCGCGCGCTGGTCGCCACGCTGGCCGGCGCCGTGCTCGCGGTCGGCGGCGCCTACACCGCGCCCGGTTCGCAGGGCCCGTTCCCCGCCGGCGGCCTGATCCCGTTCCTCAAGCCCCTCTACGACTACAGCTGGATCGCCGGGCTGGCCGGCGCCTTCGTCGTCTACCTCGCGCTGTCGTGGGCGCACCGTCAACCGAAGGAGGAAACCCGTGAGCAATCTGGTCCGAGCCGCGTTGGTACAGCAGCGGTGGACGGGTGA
- a CDS encoding nitrilase-related carbon-nitrogen hydrolase, with the protein MSNLVRAALVQQRWTGDKDSMIAGAVEAIGSAASQGAQVVCLQELFYGPYFCQVQDADYYSYTEGIPDGPTTRLLQEVAERHGIVIVAPMYEEEQAGVYYNTAAVIDADGRYLGKYRKNHIPQVKGFWEKFYFRPGNTGYPVFDTAVGRIGVYICYDRHFPEGWRALGLAGAKIVFNPSATSRGLSQYLWRLEQPAAAVANEYYVGAINRVGVEPLGDNDFYGQTYFVDPRGELVSDAASDTEDEVVVRDLDMDKLADVRNLWQFYRDRRPDSYDPIVAP; encoded by the coding sequence GTGAGCAATCTGGTCCGAGCCGCGTTGGTACAGCAGCGGTGGACGGGTGACAAGGACTCGATGATCGCGGGCGCGGTCGAGGCGATCGGTTCGGCCGCCTCGCAGGGCGCCCAGGTCGTCTGCCTCCAGGAGCTGTTCTACGGGCCGTACTTCTGCCAGGTCCAGGACGCCGACTACTACTCCTACACCGAGGGCATCCCGGACGGCCCGACGACCAGGCTGCTGCAGGAGGTCGCCGAGCGGCACGGCATCGTGATCGTCGCGCCGATGTACGAGGAGGAGCAGGCGGGCGTCTACTACAACACCGCCGCCGTGATCGACGCCGACGGCAGGTACCTGGGCAAGTACCGCAAGAACCACATCCCGCAGGTCAAGGGCTTCTGGGAGAAGTTCTACTTCCGGCCCGGCAACACCGGCTACCCGGTGTTCGACACCGCGGTCGGCCGGATCGGCGTCTACATCTGCTACGACCGGCACTTCCCGGAGGGCTGGCGCGCGCTCGGCCTGGCGGGCGCGAAGATCGTGTTCAACCCGTCCGCCACCAGCCGCGGCCTGTCGCAGTACCTGTGGCGGCTCGAGCAGCCCGCCGCCGCCGTGGCGAACGAGTACTACGTGGGCGCGATCAACCGGGTCGGCGTGGAACCGTTGGGCGACAACGACTTCTACGGCCAGACCTACTTCGTCGACCCGCGCGGCGAGCTGGTCAGCGACGCCGCCTCCGACACCGAGGACGAGGTCGTGGTGCGGGACCTGGACATGGACAAGCTGGCCGACGTGCGGAACCTGTGGCAGTTCTACCGCGACCGCCGTCCCGACTCCTACGACCCGATCGTGGCGCCGTAA